A single Tachypleus tridentatus isolate NWPU-2018 chromosome 9, ASM421037v1, whole genome shotgun sequence DNA region contains:
- the LOC143225185 gene encoding ribosomal RNA-processing protein 7 homolog A, with product MATTMSNSVGNSGSFVSIPVKFSEKSNSVNYLFCKDHRVREKHECKPQDRTLFVANVPSYCDKECMKNVFRDCGIVEQVLFHKKPTAGPPAENTSSFFIKEQPIKGYKVAYIIFKKPSGLRNALNLVLNLKVSESEPRILSSQTHRLPVGIKKWCQEYNDKVPNLTALKEEIDTYMSEFDKKVEEEKKQAKEMEGVPDEEGWITVTKHGKKPVAPRTEMYQKKVLAKEKKKRSQKELLNFYTFQIRQSKMEHLAELRKKFEEDKQRIALMKAARSSRKFKPY from the coding sequence ATGGCAACTACCATGTCAAATAGCGTGGGAAATTCTGGTAGTTTTGTAAGTATTCCAGTAAAATTTTCAGAGAAAAGTAATTCtgtcaattatttattttgtaaagatcACAGAGTCAGAGAAAAACATGAGTGTAAGCCTCAGGATCGGACTTTGTTTGTTGCAAATGTTCCATCTTACTGTGATAAAGAAtgtatgaaaaatgtatttcgtGATTGTGGAATAGTAgaacaagttttatttcataaaaaaccGACGGCAGGACCACCTGCGGAAAATACGTcaagtttttttataaaagaacagCCTATCAAAGGTTATAAGGTAGCGTATATTATCTTCAAGAAACCATCAGGATTAAGAAATGCTTTGAatttagtgttaaatttaaagGTGTCAGAAAGTGAACCTCGAATTCTTTCATCCCAGACTCATCGTTTACCTGTTGGTATCAAAAAGTGGTGTCAAGAATACAATGATAAGGTCCCGAACTTAACAGCCCTAAAGGAAGAAATTGATACTTACATGTCAGAGTTTGATAAAAaagtagaagaagaaaaaaaacaggcTAAAGAAATGGAAGGTGTACCAGATGAAGAAGGATGGATCACAGTTACAAAACATGGAAAGAAACCTGTTGCACCAAGAACAGAAATGTATCAAAAGAAAGTGTTAgcaaaagagaaaaagaaaagatCTCAAAAAGAACTCTTGAACTTTTACACTTTCCAGATAAGACAATCTAAAATGGAACATTTAGCAGAGCTTAGAAAGAAATTTGAAGAAGACAAGCAGCGAATTGCTTTGATGAAAGCTGCAAGAAGTTCAAGAAAATTTAAGCCATATTAG